In Deltaproteobacteria bacterium, the following are encoded in one genomic region:
- a CDS encoding zinc dependent phospholipase C family protein, whose protein sequence is MVSFLVISFVGLFVLLIPEYAYAWGPATHIYYGMEVLKDLSVLSPVVASILKEFPYDFLYGCISADITVGKKYVEYRKHCHNWNVGFRILHEAHDLSQKAFALGYLSHLAADTVAHNFFVPGRMIRSYSKKPMGHTYWEIRADSLVGQKYWQEGGRISKKVQQRHDPLIRNIIERTLFSFEVNKTIFNSILMIHRFKHWRRMVRKIGARSRWVLGLEDIEKYHHLSKLSILDLLISMQDAECYKLDPTGRANFKRARELRKSLRRIAPRSRLNEETYHAVVRQLPVQVPPLY, encoded by the coding sequence ATGGTTTCTTTTCTTGTCATTTCCTTCGTTGGTCTCTTTGTTCTGCTGATTCCCGAGTACGCTTATGCCTGGGGGCCGGCAACTCATATCTATTACGGGATGGAAGTTCTGAAGGATCTCTCTGTCCTTTCTCCCGTGGTGGCCTCGATCCTGAAGGAATTTCCGTATGATTTTCTCTACGGCTGTATCAGCGCCGACATTACCGTGGGCAAGAAGTATGTGGAATACCGCAAGCACTGCCATAACTGGAATGTCGGTTTCCGGATTTTACACGAAGCCCATGACCTGTCGCAAAAGGCTTTCGCCCTCGGTTACCTGAGCCATCTTGCCGCCGATACGGTTGCGCATAACTTTTTTGTCCCCGGCCGGATGATCCGTTCTTATTCGAAAAAGCCGATGGGGCATACCTACTGGGAGATCCGGGCGGACAGCCTGGTGGGGCAAAAATACTGGCAGGAAGGAGGGCGGATCAGTAAGAAGGTGCAGCAAAGACATGATCCCCTGATTCGAAATATCATTGAACGAACACTTTTCTCCTTTGAAGTGAACAAGACTATCTTCAACAGTATTCTCATGATTCACCGCTTCAAGCATTGGCGCAGGATGGTCCGGAAGATCGGTGCCCGTTCCCGGTGGGTACTGGGACTTGAGGATATTGAAAAGTATCATCACCTTTCCAAACTGTCCATCCTTGATCTTCTGATCTCGATGCAGGACGCCGAATGTTACAAACTGGATCCCACGGGACGAGCCAACTTCAAGCGAGCCCGTGAACTCCGGAAAAGCCTGCGCCGTATTGCACCCCGCAGCCGGTTGAATGAAGAGACCTACCATGCGGTGGTTCGGCAATTACCGGTCCAGGTGCCCCCCCTCTACTGA